Proteins co-encoded in one Ananas comosus cultivar F153 linkage group 15, ASM154086v1, whole genome shotgun sequence genomic window:
- the LOC109721384 gene encoding uncharacterized protein LOC109721384 isoform X2, with protein MLSFKPPRCSWSLALTVGSLVALVSAVHVFFTPLFPSSSSSLQFFRGGWGKPCSPVNGSSGCKIERLDGDSLLGPDLEAQFPADSYGAVIYRGAPWKAEIGRWLSGCDAVSAAIDVVENIGDKSCVNNCSRQGVCNQELGECRCFHGYAGKGCEEVLQLGCNLPLSPEQPFGPWVVSICPAYCDTTRAMCFCGQGTKYPNRPVAEACGFKIIPPSEPGGPKLTDWTKADFENIFTTNGSLPGWCNVDPQDAYSAKVKFKDECDCKYDGLWGQFCEIPSVCSCLNQCSGNGHCRGGFCQCNSGYYGIDCSIPSATSPIQEWPAWLRPSKVDIPDITNSAGGFMNMKAVVKKRRPLIYVYDLPPEFNSHLLEGRHFKFQCVNRIYTENNRTFWTDQLYGAQTALYESILASPHRTLNGEEADFFYVPVLDSCIITRADDAPHLSMREHMGLRSFFTLNFYKKVYDHIVEQHPYWNRSSGRDHIWFFSWDEGACYAPKEIWNSTMLVHWGNTNTKHKHSTTAYWADIWDQIPLDKRGDHPCFDPEKDIVLPAWKRPDPGAIWLKLWARPRKERTTLFYFNGNLGPAYENGRPEETYSMGIRQRLAKEFGSTPNKKGELGKQHTPNVTVTPLRSSRYYEEIASSLFCGVLPGDGWSGRMEDSILQGCIPVIIQVQKAFLVSALSSTEDGIFLPYENVLNYKSFAVRIQEDDIPNLVKILRAINETEIEFMLANVRGIWQRFLYRDSILLEAERQKKVFSKEDDWSVELSKLGKEDDVFSTFIQVLHYKLHNDSWRRHFSRQKKDSGLPKACFRTN; from the exons ATGTTGTCGTTCAAACCGCCGAGATGCTCGTGGTCTTTGGCGTTGACCGTTGGCTCTCTGGTGGCGTTGGTTTCGGCCGTTCATGTGTTCTTCACCCCTTTgttcccttcttcctcttcttccctcCAGTTCTTTCGTGGTGGTTGGGGCAAACCTTGCTCGCCGGTGAATGGATCGTCGGGTTGCAAAATCGAGCGGTTGGATGGTGATTCGCTGTTGGGCCCAGATCTCGAGGCTCAGTTTCCAGCCGATTCTTATGGTGCAGTGATTTACCGTGGTGCTCCATGGAAGGCTGAGATCGGAAGGTGGCTTTCTGGTTGTGATGCAGTCTCAGCTGCCATTGATGTTGTTGAG AACATAGGTGACAAGAGCTGCGTGAACAATTGCAGCAGACAGGGTGTGTGCAATCAGGAATTGGGAGAATGCAGGTGCTTTCATGGATATGCTG GGAAAGGATGTGAGGAAGTGTTGCAGTTGGGCTGTAATCTTCCACTGTCTCCAGAGCAGCCATTTGGGCCATGGGTAGTTTCAATATGCCCGGCCTATTGTGACACAACTAGAGCAATGTGTTTTTGTGGGCAAGGAACGAAGTATCCAAACCGTCCTGTAGCAGAGGCTTGTGGATTCAAAATAAT CCCACCCTCTGAACCTGGTGGCCCTAAACTAACTGACTGGACAAAAGCtgattttgaaaatattttcacAACCAATGGTAGTTTGCCTGGTTGGTGCAATGTAGATCCCCAGGATGCATATTCTGCCAAAGTGAAATTTAAAGACGAATGTGATTGTAAGTATGATGGTTTATGGGGGCAGTTTTGTGAGATACCCTCAGTATGCAGCTGTCTTAACCAGTGCTCTGGGAATGGACATTGCCGTGGTGGGTTTTGTCAG TGTAATAGTGGGTATTATGGGATAGACTGCAGCATTCCATCAGCAACATCACCCATACAAGAATGGCCTGCATGGCTTCGACCATCAAAAGTTGATATACCGGATATAACAAATTCGGCTGGTGGGTTTATGAATATGAAAGCTGTTGTTAAAAAAAGAAGACCACTCATTTATGTTTATGATCTACCACCAGAATTCAACAGTCACCTTCTAGAA GGCCGACATTTCAAGTTCCAATGTGTAAACAGAATATACACCGAAAACAACAGAACCTTTTGGACTGATCAGTTATATGGCGCACAG ACGGCACTCTATGAGAGCATTTTGGCTAGTCCTCACCGAACATTAAATGGTGAGGAAGCTGATTTTTTTTATGTACCTGTACTTGATTCATGCATAATAACAAGAGCAGACGACGCACCACACCTTTCCATGCGG GAACACATGGGTCTGAGGAGCTTTTTCACTCTAAATTTCTACAAGAAGGTTTATGATCATATAGTTGAGCAGCATCCGTACTGGAACCGTTCTTCTGGAAGAGACCATATATGG TTCTTTTCATGGGATGAAGGTGCCTGCTATGCTCCTAAAGAAATTTGGAACAGCACGATGCTAGTTCATTGGGGAAACACAAACACAAAACATAAGCACTCAACAACAGCTTATTGGGCTGATATCTGGGATCAGATTCCTTTAGATAAAAGAGGCGATCATCCTTGCTTTGACCCTGAGAAGGATATCGTGCTTCCAGCGTGGAAAAGGCCTGATCCAGGTGCCATATGGTTAAAACTGTGGGCAAG GCCCCGTAAGGAGCGTACAACACTCTTCTATTTCAATGGTAATTTAGGACCTGCCTATGAAAATGGTCGGCCAGAAGAAAC GTATAGTATGGGTATAAGGCAGAGACTAGCCAAAGAATTTGGTTCCACACCTAATAAGAAGGGAGAGCTTGGGAAACAGCATACTCCCAATGTCACAGTGACTCCATTAAGATCCTCTAGGTATTATGAGGAAATTGCTAGCTCTCTTTTTTGTGGGGTTTTGCCTGGGGATGGTTGGAGTGGCCGCATGGAAGACAGTATTCTTCAAGGGTGTATTCCTGTGATAATTCAGGTACAGAAAGCTTTCCTTGTTTCTGCGCTGTCTTCAACTGAG GATGGGATTTTCCTTCCATATGAGAATGTGCTCAACTACAAGAGTTTTGCTGTTCGAATACAAGAAGATGATATTCCAAACTTAGTCAAAATACTTCGG GCGATTAACGAAACAGAAATAGAGTTCATGTTGGCAAATGTACGCGGGATCTG
- the LOC109721384 gene encoding uncharacterized protein LOC109721384 isoform X4, with translation MLSFKPPRCSWSLALTVGSLVALVSAVHVFFTPLFPSSSSSLQFFRGGWGKPCSPVNGSSGCKIERLDGDSLLGPDLEAQFPADSYGAVIYRGAPWKAEIGRWLSGCDAVSAAIDVVENIGDKSCVNNCSRQGVCNQELGECRCFHGYAGKGCEEVLQLGCNLPLSPEQPFGPWVVSICPAYCDTTRAMCFCGQGTKYPNRPVAEACGFKIIPPSEPGGPKLTDWTKADFENIFTTNGSLPGWCNVDPQDAYSAKVKFKDECDCKYDGLWGQFCEIPSVCSCLNQCSGNGHCRGGFCQCNSGYYGIDCSIPSATSPIQEWPAWLRPSKVDIPDITNSAGGFMNMKAVVKKRRPLIYVYDLPPEFNSHLLEGRHFKFQCVNRIYTENNRTFWTDQLYGAQTALYESILASPHRTLNGEEADFFYVPVLDSCIITRADDAPHLSMREHMGLRSFFTLNFYKKVYDHIVEQHPYWNRSSGRDHIWFFSWDEGACYAPKEIWNSTMLVHWGNTNTKHKHSTTAYWADIWDQIPLDKRGDHPCFDPEKDIVLPAWKRPDPGAIWLKLWARPRKERTTLFYFNGNLGPAYENGRPEETYSMGIRQRLAKEFGSTPNKKGELGKQHTPNVTVTPLRSSRYYEEIASSLFCGVLPGDGWSGRMEDSILQGCIPVIIQDGIFLPYENVLNYKSFAVRIQEDDIPNLVKILRAINETEIEFMLANVRGIWQRFLYRDSILLEAERQKKVFSKEDDWSVELSKLGKEDDVFSTFIQVLHYKLHNDSWRRHFSRQKKDSGLPKACFRTN, from the exons ATGTTGTCGTTCAAACCGCCGAGATGCTCGTGGTCTTTGGCGTTGACCGTTGGCTCTCTGGTGGCGTTGGTTTCGGCCGTTCATGTGTTCTTCACCCCTTTgttcccttcttcctcttcttccctcCAGTTCTTTCGTGGTGGTTGGGGCAAACCTTGCTCGCCGGTGAATGGATCGTCGGGTTGCAAAATCGAGCGGTTGGATGGTGATTCGCTGTTGGGCCCAGATCTCGAGGCTCAGTTTCCAGCCGATTCTTATGGTGCAGTGATTTACCGTGGTGCTCCATGGAAGGCTGAGATCGGAAGGTGGCTTTCTGGTTGTGATGCAGTCTCAGCTGCCATTGATGTTGTTGAG AACATAGGTGACAAGAGCTGCGTGAACAATTGCAGCAGACAGGGTGTGTGCAATCAGGAATTGGGAGAATGCAGGTGCTTTCATGGATATGCTG GGAAAGGATGTGAGGAAGTGTTGCAGTTGGGCTGTAATCTTCCACTGTCTCCAGAGCAGCCATTTGGGCCATGGGTAGTTTCAATATGCCCGGCCTATTGTGACACAACTAGAGCAATGTGTTTTTGTGGGCAAGGAACGAAGTATCCAAACCGTCCTGTAGCAGAGGCTTGTGGATTCAAAATAAT CCCACCCTCTGAACCTGGTGGCCCTAAACTAACTGACTGGACAAAAGCtgattttgaaaatattttcacAACCAATGGTAGTTTGCCTGGTTGGTGCAATGTAGATCCCCAGGATGCATATTCTGCCAAAGTGAAATTTAAAGACGAATGTGATTGTAAGTATGATGGTTTATGGGGGCAGTTTTGTGAGATACCCTCAGTATGCAGCTGTCTTAACCAGTGCTCTGGGAATGGACATTGCCGTGGTGGGTTTTGTCAG TGTAATAGTGGGTATTATGGGATAGACTGCAGCATTCCATCAGCAACATCACCCATACAAGAATGGCCTGCATGGCTTCGACCATCAAAAGTTGATATACCGGATATAACAAATTCGGCTGGTGGGTTTATGAATATGAAAGCTGTTGTTAAAAAAAGAAGACCACTCATTTATGTTTATGATCTACCACCAGAATTCAACAGTCACCTTCTAGAA GGCCGACATTTCAAGTTCCAATGTGTAAACAGAATATACACCGAAAACAACAGAACCTTTTGGACTGATCAGTTATATGGCGCACAG ACGGCACTCTATGAGAGCATTTTGGCTAGTCCTCACCGAACATTAAATGGTGAGGAAGCTGATTTTTTTTATGTACCTGTACTTGATTCATGCATAATAACAAGAGCAGACGACGCACCACACCTTTCCATGCGG GAACACATGGGTCTGAGGAGCTTTTTCACTCTAAATTTCTACAAGAAGGTTTATGATCATATAGTTGAGCAGCATCCGTACTGGAACCGTTCTTCTGGAAGAGACCATATATGG TTCTTTTCATGGGATGAAGGTGCCTGCTATGCTCCTAAAGAAATTTGGAACAGCACGATGCTAGTTCATTGGGGAAACACAAACACAAAACATAAGCACTCAACAACAGCTTATTGGGCTGATATCTGGGATCAGATTCCTTTAGATAAAAGAGGCGATCATCCTTGCTTTGACCCTGAGAAGGATATCGTGCTTCCAGCGTGGAAAAGGCCTGATCCAGGTGCCATATGGTTAAAACTGTGGGCAAG GCCCCGTAAGGAGCGTACAACACTCTTCTATTTCAATGGTAATTTAGGACCTGCCTATGAAAATGGTCGGCCAGAAGAAAC GTATAGTATGGGTATAAGGCAGAGACTAGCCAAAGAATTTGGTTCCACACCTAATAAGAAGGGAGAGCTTGGGAAACAGCATACTCCCAATGTCACAGTGACTCCATTAAGATCCTCTAGGTATTATGAGGAAATTGCTAGCTCTCTTTTTTGTGGGGTTTTGCCTGGGGATGGTTGGAGTGGCCGCATGGAAGACAGTATTCTTCAAGGGTGTATTCCTGTGATAATTCAG GATGGGATTTTCCTTCCATATGAGAATGTGCTCAACTACAAGAGTTTTGCTGTTCGAATACAAGAAGATGATATTCCAAACTTAGTCAAAATACTTCGG GCGATTAACGAAACAGAAATAGAGTTCATGTTGGCAAATGTACGCGGGATCTG
- the LOC109721384 gene encoding uncharacterized protein LOC109721384 isoform X1: MLSFKPPRCSWSLALTVGSLVALVSAVHVFFTPLFPSSSSSLQFFRGGWGKPCSPVNGSSGCKIERLDGDSLLGPDLEAQFPADSYGAVIYRGAPWKAEIGRWLSGCDAVSAAIDVVENIGDKSCVNNCSRQGVCNQELGECRCFHGYAGKGCEEVLQLGCNLPLSPEQPFGPWVVSICPAYCDTTRAMCFCGQGTKYPNRPVAEACGFKIIPPSEPGGPKLTDWTKADFENIFTTNGSLPGWCNVDPQDAYSAKVKFKDECDCKYDGLWGQFCEIPSVCSCLNQCSGNGHCRGGFCQCNSGYYGIDCSIPSATSPIQEWPAWLRPSKVDIPDITNSAGGFMNMKAVVKKRRPLIYVYDLPPEFNSHLLEGRHFKFQCVNRIYTENNRTFWTDQLYGAQTALYESILASPHRTLNGEEADFFYVPVLDSCIITRADDAPHLSMRTQEHMGLRSFFTLNFYKKVYDHIVEQHPYWNRSSGRDHIWFFSWDEGACYAPKEIWNSTMLVHWGNTNTKHKHSTTAYWADIWDQIPLDKRGDHPCFDPEKDIVLPAWKRPDPGAIWLKLWARPRKERTTLFYFNGNLGPAYENGRPEETYSMGIRQRLAKEFGSTPNKKGELGKQHTPNVTVTPLRSSRYYEEIASSLFCGVLPGDGWSGRMEDSILQGCIPVIIQVQKAFLVSALSSTEDGIFLPYENVLNYKSFAVRIQEDDIPNLVKILRAINETEIEFMLANVRGIWQRFLYRDSILLEAERQKKVFSKEDDWSVELSKLGKEDDVFSTFIQVLHYKLHNDSWRRHFSRQKKDSGLPKACFRTN, from the exons ATGTTGTCGTTCAAACCGCCGAGATGCTCGTGGTCTTTGGCGTTGACCGTTGGCTCTCTGGTGGCGTTGGTTTCGGCCGTTCATGTGTTCTTCACCCCTTTgttcccttcttcctcttcttccctcCAGTTCTTTCGTGGTGGTTGGGGCAAACCTTGCTCGCCGGTGAATGGATCGTCGGGTTGCAAAATCGAGCGGTTGGATGGTGATTCGCTGTTGGGCCCAGATCTCGAGGCTCAGTTTCCAGCCGATTCTTATGGTGCAGTGATTTACCGTGGTGCTCCATGGAAGGCTGAGATCGGAAGGTGGCTTTCTGGTTGTGATGCAGTCTCAGCTGCCATTGATGTTGTTGAG AACATAGGTGACAAGAGCTGCGTGAACAATTGCAGCAGACAGGGTGTGTGCAATCAGGAATTGGGAGAATGCAGGTGCTTTCATGGATATGCTG GGAAAGGATGTGAGGAAGTGTTGCAGTTGGGCTGTAATCTTCCACTGTCTCCAGAGCAGCCATTTGGGCCATGGGTAGTTTCAATATGCCCGGCCTATTGTGACACAACTAGAGCAATGTGTTTTTGTGGGCAAGGAACGAAGTATCCAAACCGTCCTGTAGCAGAGGCTTGTGGATTCAAAATAAT CCCACCCTCTGAACCTGGTGGCCCTAAACTAACTGACTGGACAAAAGCtgattttgaaaatattttcacAACCAATGGTAGTTTGCCTGGTTGGTGCAATGTAGATCCCCAGGATGCATATTCTGCCAAAGTGAAATTTAAAGACGAATGTGATTGTAAGTATGATGGTTTATGGGGGCAGTTTTGTGAGATACCCTCAGTATGCAGCTGTCTTAACCAGTGCTCTGGGAATGGACATTGCCGTGGTGGGTTTTGTCAG TGTAATAGTGGGTATTATGGGATAGACTGCAGCATTCCATCAGCAACATCACCCATACAAGAATGGCCTGCATGGCTTCGACCATCAAAAGTTGATATACCGGATATAACAAATTCGGCTGGTGGGTTTATGAATATGAAAGCTGTTGTTAAAAAAAGAAGACCACTCATTTATGTTTATGATCTACCACCAGAATTCAACAGTCACCTTCTAGAA GGCCGACATTTCAAGTTCCAATGTGTAAACAGAATATACACCGAAAACAACAGAACCTTTTGGACTGATCAGTTATATGGCGCACAG ACGGCACTCTATGAGAGCATTTTGGCTAGTCCTCACCGAACATTAAATGGTGAGGAAGCTGATTTTTTTTATGTACCTGTACTTGATTCATGCATAATAACAAGAGCAGACGACGCACCACACCTTTCCATGCGG ACTCAGGAACACATGGGTCTGAGGAGCTTTTTCACTCTAAATTTCTACAAGAAGGTTTATGATCATATAGTTGAGCAGCATCCGTACTGGAACCGTTCTTCTGGAAGAGACCATATATGG TTCTTTTCATGGGATGAAGGTGCCTGCTATGCTCCTAAAGAAATTTGGAACAGCACGATGCTAGTTCATTGGGGAAACACAAACACAAAACATAAGCACTCAACAACAGCTTATTGGGCTGATATCTGGGATCAGATTCCTTTAGATAAAAGAGGCGATCATCCTTGCTTTGACCCTGAGAAGGATATCGTGCTTCCAGCGTGGAAAAGGCCTGATCCAGGTGCCATATGGTTAAAACTGTGGGCAAG GCCCCGTAAGGAGCGTACAACACTCTTCTATTTCAATGGTAATTTAGGACCTGCCTATGAAAATGGTCGGCCAGAAGAAAC GTATAGTATGGGTATAAGGCAGAGACTAGCCAAAGAATTTGGTTCCACACCTAATAAGAAGGGAGAGCTTGGGAAACAGCATACTCCCAATGTCACAGTGACTCCATTAAGATCCTCTAGGTATTATGAGGAAATTGCTAGCTCTCTTTTTTGTGGGGTTTTGCCTGGGGATGGTTGGAGTGGCCGCATGGAAGACAGTATTCTTCAAGGGTGTATTCCTGTGATAATTCAGGTACAGAAAGCTTTCCTTGTTTCTGCGCTGTCTTCAACTGAG GATGGGATTTTCCTTCCATATGAGAATGTGCTCAACTACAAGAGTTTTGCTGTTCGAATACAAGAAGATGATATTCCAAACTTAGTCAAAATACTTCGG GCGATTAACGAAACAGAAATAGAGTTCATGTTGGCAAATGTACGCGGGATCTG
- the LOC109721384 gene encoding uncharacterized protein LOC109721384 isoform X3, whose translation MLSFKPPRCSWSLALTVGSLVALVSAVHVFFTPLFPSSSSSLQFFRGGWGKPCSPVNGSSGCKIERLDGDSLLGPDLEAQFPADSYGAVIYRGAPWKAEIGRWLSGCDAVSAAIDVVENIGDKSCVNNCSRQGVCNQELGECRCFHGYAGKGCEEVLQLGCNLPLSPEQPFGPWVVSICPAYCDTTRAMCFCGQGTKYPNRPVAEACGFKIIPPSEPGGPKLTDWTKADFENIFTTNGSLPGWCNVDPQDAYSAKVKFKDECDCKYDGLWGQFCEIPSVCSCLNQCSGNGHCRGGFCQCNSGYYGIDCSIPSATSPIQEWPAWLRPSKVDIPDITNSAGGFMNMKAVVKKRRPLIYVYDLPPEFNSHLLEGRHFKFQCVNRIYTENNRTFWTDQLYGAQTALYESILASPHRTLNGEEADFFYVPVLDSCIITRADDAPHLSMRTQEHMGLRSFFTLNFYKKVYDHIVEQHPYWNRSSGRDHIWFFSWDEGACYAPKEIWNSTMLVHWGNTNTKHKHSTTAYWADIWDQIPLDKRGDHPCFDPEKDIVLPAWKRPDPGAIWLKLWARPRKERTTLFYFNGNLGPAYENGRPEETYSMGIRQRLAKEFGSTPNKKGELGKQHTPNVTVTPLRSSRYYEEIASSLFCGVLPGDGWSGRMEDSILQGCIPVIIQDGIFLPYENVLNYKSFAVRIQEDDIPNLVKILRAINETEIEFMLANVRGIWQRFLYRDSILLEAERQKKVFSKEDDWSVELSKLGKEDDVFSTFIQVLHYKLHNDSWRRHFSRQKKDSGLPKACFRTN comes from the exons ATGTTGTCGTTCAAACCGCCGAGATGCTCGTGGTCTTTGGCGTTGACCGTTGGCTCTCTGGTGGCGTTGGTTTCGGCCGTTCATGTGTTCTTCACCCCTTTgttcccttcttcctcttcttccctcCAGTTCTTTCGTGGTGGTTGGGGCAAACCTTGCTCGCCGGTGAATGGATCGTCGGGTTGCAAAATCGAGCGGTTGGATGGTGATTCGCTGTTGGGCCCAGATCTCGAGGCTCAGTTTCCAGCCGATTCTTATGGTGCAGTGATTTACCGTGGTGCTCCATGGAAGGCTGAGATCGGAAGGTGGCTTTCTGGTTGTGATGCAGTCTCAGCTGCCATTGATGTTGTTGAG AACATAGGTGACAAGAGCTGCGTGAACAATTGCAGCAGACAGGGTGTGTGCAATCAGGAATTGGGAGAATGCAGGTGCTTTCATGGATATGCTG GGAAAGGATGTGAGGAAGTGTTGCAGTTGGGCTGTAATCTTCCACTGTCTCCAGAGCAGCCATTTGGGCCATGGGTAGTTTCAATATGCCCGGCCTATTGTGACACAACTAGAGCAATGTGTTTTTGTGGGCAAGGAACGAAGTATCCAAACCGTCCTGTAGCAGAGGCTTGTGGATTCAAAATAAT CCCACCCTCTGAACCTGGTGGCCCTAAACTAACTGACTGGACAAAAGCtgattttgaaaatattttcacAACCAATGGTAGTTTGCCTGGTTGGTGCAATGTAGATCCCCAGGATGCATATTCTGCCAAAGTGAAATTTAAAGACGAATGTGATTGTAAGTATGATGGTTTATGGGGGCAGTTTTGTGAGATACCCTCAGTATGCAGCTGTCTTAACCAGTGCTCTGGGAATGGACATTGCCGTGGTGGGTTTTGTCAG TGTAATAGTGGGTATTATGGGATAGACTGCAGCATTCCATCAGCAACATCACCCATACAAGAATGGCCTGCATGGCTTCGACCATCAAAAGTTGATATACCGGATATAACAAATTCGGCTGGTGGGTTTATGAATATGAAAGCTGTTGTTAAAAAAAGAAGACCACTCATTTATGTTTATGATCTACCACCAGAATTCAACAGTCACCTTCTAGAA GGCCGACATTTCAAGTTCCAATGTGTAAACAGAATATACACCGAAAACAACAGAACCTTTTGGACTGATCAGTTATATGGCGCACAG ACGGCACTCTATGAGAGCATTTTGGCTAGTCCTCACCGAACATTAAATGGTGAGGAAGCTGATTTTTTTTATGTACCTGTACTTGATTCATGCATAATAACAAGAGCAGACGACGCACCACACCTTTCCATGCGG ACTCAGGAACACATGGGTCTGAGGAGCTTTTTCACTCTAAATTTCTACAAGAAGGTTTATGATCATATAGTTGAGCAGCATCCGTACTGGAACCGTTCTTCTGGAAGAGACCATATATGG TTCTTTTCATGGGATGAAGGTGCCTGCTATGCTCCTAAAGAAATTTGGAACAGCACGATGCTAGTTCATTGGGGAAACACAAACACAAAACATAAGCACTCAACAACAGCTTATTGGGCTGATATCTGGGATCAGATTCCTTTAGATAAAAGAGGCGATCATCCTTGCTTTGACCCTGAGAAGGATATCGTGCTTCCAGCGTGGAAAAGGCCTGATCCAGGTGCCATATGGTTAAAACTGTGGGCAAG GCCCCGTAAGGAGCGTACAACACTCTTCTATTTCAATGGTAATTTAGGACCTGCCTATGAAAATGGTCGGCCAGAAGAAAC GTATAGTATGGGTATAAGGCAGAGACTAGCCAAAGAATTTGGTTCCACACCTAATAAGAAGGGAGAGCTTGGGAAACAGCATACTCCCAATGTCACAGTGACTCCATTAAGATCCTCTAGGTATTATGAGGAAATTGCTAGCTCTCTTTTTTGTGGGGTTTTGCCTGGGGATGGTTGGAGTGGCCGCATGGAAGACAGTATTCTTCAAGGGTGTATTCCTGTGATAATTCAG GATGGGATTTTCCTTCCATATGAGAATGTGCTCAACTACAAGAGTTTTGCTGTTCGAATACAAGAAGATGATATTCCAAACTTAGTCAAAATACTTCGG GCGATTAACGAAACAGAAATAGAGTTCATGTTGGCAAATGTACGCGGGATCTG